A genomic stretch from Mycobacterium paraterrae includes:
- the metK gene encoding methionine adenosyltransferase — MSGKGRLFTSESVTEGHPDKICDAISDSVLDALLAGDPRSRVAVETAVTTGQVHVIGEVTTNAKEAFADIPNIVRQRILDIGYDSSEKGFDGETAGVNIGIGRQSPDIAQGVDTAHETRVEGAADPLDSQGAGDQGLMFGYAIADTPELMPLPIALAHRLARRLTEVRKNGTLDYLRPDGKTQVTIEYEDNVPTRLDTVVISTQHADGIDLVKTLDPDLQKHVIKTVLADLAHETLDTSSTRVLINPTGKFVIGGPQGDAGLTGRKIIVDTYGGWARHGGGAFSGKDPSKVDRSAAYAMRWVAKNIVAAGLAERVEVQVAYAIGKAAPVGLFIETFGTATVDPVKIEKIVPEVFDLRPGAIVRDLDLLRPIYAPTAAYGHFGRTDIELPWEQTNKVEELQRAV, encoded by the coding sequence GTGAGCGGAAAGGGTCGTTTGTTCACCAGTGAGTCGGTGACCGAGGGGCATCCAGACAAGATCTGTGACGCGATTAGCGACTCGGTGCTCGACGCGCTGCTGGCGGGAGACCCGCGCTCACGTGTCGCCGTCGAGACGGCGGTTACCACCGGCCAGGTCCATGTCATCGGCGAGGTCACCACGAACGCCAAGGAGGCGTTCGCCGACATCCCCAACATCGTCCGGCAGCGGATCCTCGACATTGGCTACGACTCGTCCGAGAAGGGTTTCGACGGCGAGACTGCCGGCGTGAACATCGGCATCGGCCGCCAGTCGCCCGACATCGCGCAGGGCGTCGACACCGCGCACGAGACGCGCGTCGAGGGTGCCGCCGACCCCCTGGACTCGCAGGGCGCCGGCGACCAGGGCCTGATGTTCGGTTACGCGATTGCCGACACCCCGGAGTTGATGCCGCTGCCGATCGCACTGGCGCACCGGCTGGCGCGGCGACTGACCGAGGTCCGTAAGAACGGCACGCTGGACTACCTGCGCCCGGACGGCAAGACCCAGGTCACCATCGAGTACGAGGACAATGTTCCGACCCGGTTGGACACCGTCGTGATCTCGACCCAGCATGCCGACGGCATCGACCTGGTGAAGACGCTGGACCCCGATCTGCAAAAGCACGTCATCAAGACCGTGCTCGCCGACCTTGCGCACGAGACGCTGGACACCTCGTCGACCCGTGTGCTGATCAACCCGACCGGCAAGTTCGTCATCGGCGGCCCCCAGGGTGACGCCGGCCTGACCGGCCGCAAGATCATCGTGGACACCTACGGCGGCTGGGCCCGCCACGGTGGTGGCGCCTTCTCCGGCAAGGACCCGTCGAAGGTGGACCGCTCGGCCGCCTACGCGATGCGCTGGGTGGCCAAGAACATCGTCGCCGCCGGCTTGGCCGAGCGGGTCGAGGTGCAGGTCGCGTACGCGATCGGCAAGGCGGCCCCCGTCGGGCTGTTCATCGAGACCTTCGGCACCGCGACCGTCGACCCGGTCAAAATCGAGAAGATCGTCCCCGAGGTGTTCGACCTGCGACCTGGTGCCATCGTCCGCGACTTGGATCTGCTGCGCCCGATCTACGCGCCCACCGCCGCGTACGGCCACTTCGGCCGCACCGACATCGAGCTGCCGTGGGAGCAGACCAACAAAGTCGAGGAGCTACAGCGCGCCGTGTAA
- a CDS encoding alpha/beta hydrolase, whose translation MTDPIITRPQIDPTLKALVDAFPMTFKASDGVEVARARLRQLKAPPEMLPDLRIEDRTVGQGDVPVRIYWPPGSSVEEHGKLPIVVFYHGGGFALGDLDTHDPVARAHAVGADAIVVSVDYRLAPEHPFPAGLDDCWAALQWVAEHAAELGGDPDRIAVAGDSAGGNLAAVVAQRARDEGGPALVFQLLWYPTITADLSLPSFTENADAPILDRDVIDAFLHWYIPGTDISDPKALPATLAPCNAADLSGLPPAFIGSAEHDPLRDDAALYAKLLNDAGVPAELSNEGTLVHGYVSFALIIPAAAEATERGLAALKRALH comes from the coding sequence ATGACGGACCCGATCATCACCCGACCGCAGATCGACCCGACGCTGAAGGCGTTGGTCGACGCGTTTCCGATGACCTTCAAGGCCTCTGACGGCGTCGAAGTCGCCCGCGCCCGGCTGCGGCAGCTGAAGGCGCCGCCGGAGATGCTGCCGGATCTGCGAATCGAAGACCGCACGGTCGGCCAGGGTGACGTGCCGGTGCGCATCTACTGGCCGCCGGGTTCGTCGGTTGAAGAGCACGGCAAACTGCCGATCGTCGTGTTCTATCACGGCGGAGGCTTTGCGCTCGGCGACCTGGATACCCACGACCCGGTCGCTCGCGCCCACGCCGTCGGCGCCGACGCCATCGTGGTCTCGGTCGACTACCGGCTCGCGCCCGAACACCCGTTTCCGGCTGGGCTCGACGACTGCTGGGCCGCGCTGCAGTGGGTCGCCGAGCACGCCGCCGAGCTGGGAGGCGACCCCGATCGAATCGCGGTCGCCGGTGACTCAGCGGGCGGCAACCTGGCCGCAGTGGTCGCCCAGCGCGCTCGCGACGAGGGTGGCCCGGCACTCGTCTTCCAGTTGCTGTGGTACCCCACGATCACCGCCGACTTGTCGCTGCCGTCGTTCACCGAGAACGCCGACGCGCCGATCCTGGACCGCGACGTCATCGACGCCTTCCTGCACTGGTACATCCCCGGTACGGACATCAGCGACCCGAAAGCCCTTCCGGCGACGCTCGCGCCCTGCAACGCGGCCGACCTCTCCGGCCTGCCGCCGGCGTTCATCGGCAGCGCCGAGCACGATCCGCTCCGCGACGACGCCGCCCTCTACGCCAAGCTGCTCAACGACGCGGGCGTGCCCGCCGAGCTGAGCAACGAGGGCACGCTGGTGCACGGTTACGTCAGCTTTGCGTTGATCATCCCGGCCGCCGCGGAGGCAACCGAACGCGGTCTGGCCGCCCTGAAGAGGGCACTGCACTAG
- the pyrF gene encoding orotidine-5'-phosphate decarboxylase, whose product MGGFGARLADAISRRGPLCLGIDPHPELLRAWELPVSPAGLAAFCDICVQAYADFAVVKPQVAFFEAYGAAGYAVLERTMAGLREAGVLVLADAKRGDIGSTMAAYAAAWTGESPLAADAVTASPYLGFGSLQPLLDSAAAHGRGVFVLAATSNPEGASVQRALSDGRPVAQLIVDEAAAANRTMGAGTVGVVVGATLTEVPHVGELAGPVLVPGVGFQGGRPDALRGLGGAVSGQLLPAVSREVLRAGPDVAAVRAAAQRMRDEVAYLAE is encoded by the coding sequence ATGGGCGGGTTCGGCGCCCGGCTGGCTGACGCGATCTCCCGTCGCGGCCCGCTGTGTCTGGGCATCGACCCGCATCCCGAGTTGCTGCGGGCGTGGGAACTGCCGGTCAGTCCCGCGGGGCTGGCGGCGTTCTGCGACATCTGCGTACAGGCGTACGCCGATTTCGCCGTCGTCAAGCCTCAGGTCGCATTCTTCGAGGCTTACGGCGCGGCCGGGTACGCGGTGCTGGAGCGCACGATGGCCGGCCTGCGCGAGGCCGGAGTGCTGGTGCTGGCCGACGCCAAACGCGGTGACATCGGATCGACGATGGCGGCCTATGCGGCCGCCTGGACGGGCGAATCGCCGCTTGCCGCCGACGCCGTCACCGCGTCGCCCTACCTCGGTTTCGGCTCGCTGCAACCGCTGCTGGACAGCGCCGCGGCACATGGTCGCGGAGTGTTCGTGCTGGCCGCGACGTCCAACCCGGAGGGCGCCAGCGTGCAGCGCGCCCTATCCGACGGCCGTCCGGTCGCCCAATTGATCGTCGACGAGGCTGCGGCAGCCAACCGGACGATGGGCGCAGGCACGGTGGGGGTCGTCGTGGGCGCCACGTTGACGGAGGTGCCGCATGTCGGCGAACTCGCCGGGCCGGTACTTGTCCCCGGGGTCGGCTTCCAAGGCGGGCGGCCCGACGCGCTCAGGGGCCTCGGTGGAGCCGTTTCCGGTCAGTTGCTGCCCGCGGTCTCCCGCGAGGTATTGCGGGCCGGACCGGACGTCGCAGCGGTGCGCGCTGCGGCGCAGCGCATGCGTGACGAGGTTGCCTACCTGGCCGAGTGA
- the mihF gene encoding integration host factor, actinobacterial type — MALPQLTDEQRAAALEKAAAARRARAELKDRLKRGGTNLKQVLKDAETDEVLGKMKVSALLEALPKVGKVKAQEIMTELEIAPTRRLRGLGDRQRKALLEKFDFS, encoded by the coding sequence GTGGCCCTTCCCCAGTTGACCGACGAGCAGCGCGCGGCAGCGTTGGAGAAGGCTGCCGCCGCACGCCGAGCCCGAGCCGAGCTCAAAGACCGGCTGAAGCGTGGCGGCACCAATCTCAAGCAGGTGCTGAAGGACGCCGAGACCGACGAGGTCTTGGGCAAGATGAAGGTTTCCGCGTTGCTGGAGGCGTTGCCGAAGGTGGGCAAGGTCAAGGCGCAAGAGATCATGACCGAGCTGGAGATCGCCCCGACGCGCCGCCTGCGCGGCCTCGGCGACCGTCAGCGCAAGGCTCTGCTGGAAAAGTTCGACTTTTCCTGA
- the rpoZ gene encoding DNA-directed RNA polymerase subunit omega → MSSSQTDTSLAAVPDQFDPSAGGIGAYDTPLGITNPPIDELLARVSSKYALVIYAAKRARQINDYYNQLGEGILEYVGPLVEPGLQEKPLSIAMREIHGDLLEHTEGE, encoded by the coding sequence GTGAGCAGTTCGCAGACCGACACCTCGTTAGCCGCCGTCCCGGACCAGTTCGACCCGTCCGCAGGTGGTATCGGCGCCTACGACACGCCGCTGGGCATCACCAACCCGCCCATCGACGAATTGCTTGCGCGGGTGTCAAGCAAGTACGCCTTGGTGATTTACGCCGCCAAGCGCGCCCGACAGATCAACGACTACTACAACCAGCTGGGTGAGGGCATCCTCGAGTACGTGGGCCCACTGGTCGAGCCGGGTCTGCAGGAGAAGCCGCTGTCGATCGCGATGCGCGAGATCCACGGCGACCTGCTCGAGCACACCGAAGGCGAGTAG
- a CDS encoding primosomal protein N': MLSVPHLDREFDYLVSEEQSDDAQPGVRVRLRFHGRLVDGFILERRTNTDHVGKLAWLERVVSAEAVLTPEIRRLVDAVAARYAGTRADVLRLAVPPRHAKVEAEIPTATASLVINEVDRARWEVYGSGGQFLTALAEARAARAVWQALPGESWADRFAEAAAQTVRTGRGVLAIVPDQRDVDAMWLAATALLDDALVVALSAGLGPSARYRRWLAALRGSARLVIGTRSAVFAPVHDLGLVMVWDDGDDTLAEPRAPYPHAREVAMLRAHQTRCAAVIGGYARTAESQALVRSGWAHDVVAARPVVRARAPRVVALDDGGYADERDPAARTARLPSVALRAARSALQAGAPVLVQVPRRGYIPALACARCRTIARCRHCTGPLSLDDRAGTAPVCRWCGRADAALRCSACGSEAVRAVVVGARRTAEELGRAFAGTTVITSAGEAVVSQVDARPALVVATPGAEPRAASGYGAALLLDSWALLGRQDLRAAEDTLRRWMAAAALVRSREEGGVVAVVAEASVPTVQALIRWDPVGHADAELAARAEVALPPCAHMAALDGAGAAVAALLDEIRLPDTAEVLGPAPLPPGVRRPPGVAADEPVSRMLLRVKRSQGLALAGELRRGVAVVSARQTSEPVRVQIDPLHIG; the protein is encoded by the coding sequence ATGTTGTCGGTGCCGCATCTGGATCGTGAGTTCGACTATCTGGTGTCCGAGGAGCAATCCGACGACGCGCAACCCGGTGTGCGGGTGCGACTTCGCTTTCACGGTCGCCTCGTCGACGGGTTCATCCTGGAGCGCCGCACCAACACCGATCATGTCGGCAAGCTGGCGTGGCTTGAGCGTGTGGTCTCGGCCGAGGCGGTGCTCACCCCGGAGATCCGTCGATTGGTCGACGCGGTTGCGGCCCGCTACGCCGGTACCCGCGCCGACGTGTTGCGGCTTGCGGTGCCACCCCGGCATGCCAAGGTGGAGGCCGAAATACCAACGGCGACAGCATCTTTGGTTATCAACGAAGTCGACCGGGCCCGGTGGGAAGTCTATGGCAGCGGGGGCCAGTTCCTGACGGCGTTGGCCGAGGCCCGCGCCGCACGCGCGGTGTGGCAGGCGCTGCCGGGCGAGTCGTGGGCCGACCGTTTCGCCGAGGCTGCCGCGCAGACCGTGCGGACCGGCCGGGGGGTGTTGGCGATCGTCCCGGACCAGCGCGATGTGGACGCCATGTGGCTGGCGGCGACGGCGTTGCTCGACGACGCCTTGGTGGTCGCCCTGTCGGCGGGCCTGGGTCCGTCCGCACGCTACCGGCGCTGGCTGGCGGCGCTGCGAGGCAGTGCGCGACTTGTCATCGGCACCCGCAGCGCGGTTTTCGCGCCGGTGCACGACCTCGGCTTGGTGATGGTCTGGGACGACGGAGACGACACGTTGGCCGAGCCGCGGGCCCCGTACCCGCATGCGCGCGAGGTGGCGATGCTTCGCGCCCACCAAACACGTTGTGCCGCAGTAATCGGCGGGTACGCCCGCACCGCGGAGTCGCAGGCGCTGGTGCGCAGCGGGTGGGCGCACGACGTCGTCGCGGCGCGGCCGGTGGTGCGCGCACGGGCCCCCCGAGTGGTGGCCCTCGACGACGGGGGGTACGCGGACGAGCGCGACCCGGCGGCGCGCACGGCCAGGTTGCCCTCGGTCGCGCTGCGCGCGGCCCGGTCGGCGCTGCAGGCCGGCGCACCGGTGCTGGTGCAGGTGCCGCGGCGCGGCTACATCCCCGCACTGGCGTGTGCGCGGTGCCGGACGATCGCCCGCTGCCGGCATTGCACCGGCCCACTGTCGCTTGACGATCGGGCGGGGACGGCGCCGGTCTGCCGCTGGTGCGGCCGCGCCGACGCCGCCCTGCGGTGCAGCGCCTGCGGGTCCGAGGCAGTGCGCGCGGTCGTGGTGGGCGCCCGGCGCACCGCCGAGGAGCTGGGTCGCGCGTTCGCGGGCACGACGGTGATCACGTCGGCGGGTGAGGCGGTGGTGTCGCAGGTCGACGCTCGACCGGCGCTGGTAGTGGCTACGCCCGGCGCTGAACCTCGCGCGGCGAGCGGTTACGGGGCGGCGCTGCTGCTGGACAGCTGGGCGCTGCTGGGCCGGCAGGATCTGCGCGCGGCCGAAGACACGCTGCGGCGGTGGATGGCCGCCGCGGCGTTGGTTCGGTCCCGCGAGGAAGGCGGGGTGGTGGCCGTGGTGGCCGAGGCGTCGGTGCCGACCGTGCAGGCGCTGATCCGCTGGGATCCGGTCGGCCATGCCGACGCGGAGCTGGCCGCCCGCGCCGAGGTTGCGCTGCCGCCCTGTGCGCACATGGCTGCGCTGGACGGTGCCGGTGCGGCGGTAGCGGCGCTGCTCGACGAGATCCGGTTGCCGGATACCGCCGAAGTGCTCGGCCCGGCGCCGTTGCCGCCGGGCGTGCGCCGACCACCCGGCGTGGCTGCCGACGAGCCGGTGAGCCGAATGTTGTTGCGGGTCAAGCGCAGTCAGGGTTTGGCGCTGGCGGGGGAGTTGCGGCGGGGAGTCGCGGTGGTCAGCGCCCGTCAAACCAGCGAGCCGGTCCGGGTGCAGATCGACCCGCTGCACATCGGCTAG
- a CDS encoding alpha/beta hydrolase codes for MPSVDDPGSAIDPILQKVLDAVPFRLSADDGVAAARAALRDLPRRSFYPELRVEDRAIDGPAGPINIRIYWPPTDDAAPPVVMFFHGGGFVVGDLDTHDGTARQHAVGAEAVVVSVDYRLAPEHPYPAAIDDAWAATQWVAGHGDELGADTSRLAVAGDSAGGNISAVIAQRSRDEGGPPIAFQLLWYPATLWDSSLPSFRENADAAVLDSAAVAAFSRYYAGEIDLFNPPVGMAPGRAANLADLPAAYIAVAGHDPLRDDGARYGELLAAAGVPVEVHNATSMVHGYLGYAGVVPAATEAMDRGLAALRKALHVR; via the coding sequence ATGCCTAGCGTCGACGACCCTGGTTCCGCCATCGATCCCATCCTGCAGAAGGTACTGGACGCGGTCCCGTTCCGGTTATCCGCGGACGACGGTGTCGCGGCGGCCAGGGCGGCGCTGCGGGACCTGCCGCGGCGCAGCTTCTACCCAGAATTGCGGGTGGAGGATCGCGCCATCGACGGGCCGGCCGGGCCGATCAACATCCGGATCTACTGGCCGCCAACCGATGACGCCGCACCCCCGGTGGTGATGTTCTTCCACGGTGGTGGCTTCGTCGTAGGCGACTTGGACACCCACGACGGCACGGCCCGTCAGCACGCCGTCGGCGCCGAGGCCGTCGTGGTGTCGGTGGACTACCGGTTGGCGCCCGAGCATCCCTACCCCGCCGCGATCGACGATGCCTGGGCCGCAACGCAATGGGTGGCCGGGCACGGCGACGAGCTCGGCGCCGACACAAGTCGGCTTGCGGTGGCCGGAGATTCGGCGGGCGGCAACATTTCTGCCGTCATCGCGCAGCGGTCGCGGGACGAGGGCGGCCCCCCAATTGCGTTCCAGCTGTTGTGGTATCCGGCGACACTGTGGGACTCGTCGCTGCCGTCCTTCCGTGAGAACGCTGACGCGGCGGTGCTGGACAGCGCCGCGGTCGCCGCGTTCAGCCGCTACTACGCGGGCGAGATTGACCTGTTCAATCCCCCGGTCGGCATGGCGCCGGGCCGGGCCGCCAACCTGGCCGACCTCCCCGCCGCCTACATCGCCGTCGCCGGCCACGATCCCCTGCGCGACGACGGAGCCCGCTACGGCGAGTTGCTGGCCGCCGCCGGCGTTCCGGTCGAGGTGCACAATGCGACGTCGATGGTGCACGGCTACCTCGGCTATGCCGGAGTGGTACCCGCCGCCACCGAGGCGATGGATCGCGGGTTGGCCGCCCTGCGCAAGGCGCTCCACGTACGGTGA
- a CDS encoding lysoplasmalogenase, whose amino-acid sequence MQTPYAPRVMLGAWVAGGWAGLAYGVFLTIVALRLPPGAELTGVWGPQPAFKASMALLLALAAAAHPDVRERRWLMPALLLSAVGDALLAVPWWAPSFVFGLAAFLLAHLCFLGALVPIARRSGRPRGRWLPVALIWALCVTLLTWFWPRLDREGMTVPVTVYMAVLAAMVSAALLAELPTRWTAVGAVCFAWSDAMIGVSRFVLDSETLAVPIWWTYAAAQVLITAGFFFGRMSTASATPAE is encoded by the coding sequence ATGCAGACACCGTACGCACCGCGGGTCATGCTGGGCGCCTGGGTCGCCGGCGGCTGGGCGGGCTTGGCCTACGGCGTGTTCCTGACCATCGTGGCGTTGAGGCTGCCGCCGGGTGCCGAACTGACGGGGGTCTGGGGCCCCCAGCCCGCGTTCAAGGCATCGATGGCGCTGTTGTTGGCGCTGGCGGCGGCGGCGCATCCGGATGTCCGCGAACGGCGCTGGCTGATGCCGGCGTTGCTGCTCTCCGCCGTCGGAGACGCGCTGTTGGCCGTCCCGTGGTGGGCGCCGTCATTTGTGTTCGGGCTGGCCGCATTCCTGTTGGCGCACTTGTGTTTCCTGGGGGCGCTGGTGCCAATCGCCCGGCGGTCCGGCCGGCCGCGTGGGCGCTGGCTCCCCGTCGCGCTGATCTGGGCGCTGTGCGTGACCCTGCTGACCTGGTTCTGGCCCCGGTTGGACCGCGAGGGCATGACGGTTCCGGTGACCGTCTACATGGCAGTGCTGGCGGCGATGGTGTCAGCAGCTCTGCTGGCGGAGCTGCCCACGCGGTGGACGGCGGTGGGTGCGGTGTGCTTCGCGTGGTCGGACGCGATGATCGGTGTCAGCCGGTTCGTGCTGGACAGTGAGACGCTGGCGGTGCCGATTTGGTGGACATACGCGGCGGCACAGGTGTTGATCACCGCCGGCTTCTTCTTCGGCCGGATGTCGACGGCGTCTGCTACACCAGCGGAGTGA
- the coaBC gene encoding bifunctional phosphopantothenoylcysteine decarboxylase/phosphopantothenate--cysteine ligase CoaBC, producing the protein MGEKRTDRKRIVVGVAGGIAAYKAATVVRQLTEAGHQVRVIPTESALRFVGAATFEALSGQPVQTGVFDNVPQVPHVAIGQAADLVVVAPATADLLARATHGRADDLLTATLLTARCPVLFAPAMHTEMWLHPATADNVATLRRRGAVVLEPASGRLTGEDSGAGRLPEAEEIVTFAQLLLERHDALPFDLAGVKLLVTAGGTREPIDPVRFIGNRSSGKQGYALARVAAQRGAEVTLIAGHTAGLIDPAGVEVVHVSTAQQLRDAVSKHAPDVHVLAMAAAVADFRPTHVSTAKIKKSAADESAPQIDLVRNDDVLAEAVQSRAAGQLPNMRAIVGFAAETGDANGDVLFHARAKLRRKGCDLLVVNAVGEGKAFEVDHNDGWLLAADGTESALQPGSKTLMASRIVDAIVTFLRRGT; encoded by the coding sequence GTGGGCGAGAAGCGGACCGACCGCAAGCGGATCGTCGTCGGCGTGGCCGGCGGCATCGCCGCCTACAAAGCCGCAACCGTCGTCCGTCAACTCACCGAGGCCGGCCACCAGGTCCGCGTCATCCCCACCGAATCCGCGTTGCGGTTCGTCGGGGCCGCGACCTTCGAGGCACTGTCCGGCCAACCCGTCCAGACCGGGGTCTTCGACAATGTGCCGCAGGTGCCCCACGTCGCCATCGGTCAGGCCGCCGACCTTGTCGTCGTCGCGCCGGCCACCGCGGACCTCCTGGCGCGTGCCACCCATGGCCGCGCCGACGACCTGCTGACCGCGACGCTGCTGACCGCTCGATGTCCGGTGCTGTTCGCACCGGCGATGCACACCGAGATGTGGTTGCACCCCGCGACCGCCGACAACGTCGCCACCCTGCGCCGCCGCGGCGCGGTAGTGCTCGAACCAGCATCCGGACGGTTGACCGGTGAGGACAGTGGCGCTGGTCGCTTGCCCGAGGCCGAAGAGATCGTCACGTTCGCCCAGTTGCTGCTGGAACGCCACGACGCGCTTCCGTTCGACCTGGCCGGTGTCAAGTTGCTGGTTACCGCCGGCGGCACCCGCGAGCCCATCGACCCGGTCCGCTTCATCGGCAACCGCAGCTCCGGCAAACAGGGCTACGCGCTGGCGCGGGTGGCCGCGCAGCGCGGGGCCGAGGTCACCCTGATCGCAGGACACACCGCCGGTCTGATCGACCCGGCCGGCGTCGAGGTCGTGCACGTGAGCACGGCCCAGCAGTTGCGCGATGCGGTCTCCAAGCACGCGCCCGACGTCCACGTGCTGGCGATGGCGGCGGCCGTCGCCGACTTCCGGCCCACCCACGTCTCGACCGCCAAGATTAAAAAGAGCGCCGCCGACGAGTCGGCACCCCAAATCGACTTGGTCCGCAACGACGACGTCCTGGCCGAGGCGGTGCAGTCGCGCGCCGCCGGCCAGCTACCGAACATGCGCGCCATCGTCGGATTCGCCGCCGAAACCGGCGACGCCAATGGTGACGTGCTGTTTCACGCGCGAGCCAAGCTGCGTCGCAAGGGATGTGACCTACTGGTCGTCAACGCCGTCGGCGAGGGGAAAGCCTTCGAGGTGGACCACAACGACGGCTGGCTGCTGGCCGCTGACGGCACGGAGTCGGCGCTGCAACCCGGCTCGAAGACTTTGATGGCCAGCCGTATCGTGGACGCGATCGTCACCTTCCTGAGGCGGGGCACCTAG
- a CDS encoding flavin-containing monooxygenase, translating to MTSDRPDYHCLIVGAGFSGIGAGIKLDREGFGDYLIVEAGDEVGGTWYWNTYPGIAVDIPSASYQFSFEQRPDWSRTYAHGGELKAYAEHCADKYGLRPKIRFGTTVVSAEFDDERSLWRVQLNPGGEVTARFVYNGSGVLTVPKPPDIDGVDSFAGEIVHTARWDHNLDLRGKRVAVIGTGASAVQLIPQIAPIVEQLTVFQRTPIWCFPKFDVPLPTPAHWALRLPGAKTLQRLITQTYVEVTFPLPAQYFTVYPLARWMESLGRAYLRLKVRDPLVRQQLTPNYAIGCKRPGFHNSYLSTYNRDNVRLVTQPIDKVTPSAVATTDGTNHEIDVLVLATGFHVFEADSTPTFSVTGSGGRSLQEFWEENRAQAYEGTAIPGFPNFFSTMGPYGYVGSSYFALIEAQTHHMVRCMKRAQQRGARRVEISEEANARYFAEQLRRRDKQVFWQPSCQAANSYYFDKNGDVALRPAHTFEVYWRSRRFDLDDYRFTA from the coding sequence GTGACCAGTGACCGGCCCGACTACCACTGCCTGATCGTCGGCGCGGGATTCTCCGGCATCGGCGCTGGGATCAAGCTCGACCGCGAAGGCTTCGGTGACTACCTCATCGTCGAGGCCGGCGACGAGGTCGGCGGGACCTGGTATTGGAATACCTATCCCGGCATCGCCGTCGACATCCCGTCGGCGTCCTACCAATTCTCGTTCGAGCAGCGGCCGGACTGGTCGCGCACCTATGCGCATGGCGGCGAACTGAAGGCCTACGCCGAACATTGCGCCGACAAATACGGCCTTCGGCCCAAAATCCGATTCGGCACCACAGTGGTGTCCGCCGAGTTCGACGACGAGCGCTCGTTGTGGCGCGTGCAGTTGAACCCCGGCGGGGAAGTGACGGCGCGGTTCGTCTACAACGGCAGCGGTGTGCTCACCGTGCCGAAGCCGCCGGACATCGACGGCGTCGACTCCTTCGCCGGGGAGATAGTGCACACCGCCCGCTGGGACCACAACCTCGATTTGCGTGGCAAACGGGTCGCGGTGATCGGCACCGGCGCCTCGGCGGTACAGCTGATCCCGCAGATCGCGCCGATCGTCGAGCAGCTCACCGTTTTTCAGCGCACCCCGATCTGGTGCTTCCCGAAGTTCGACGTGCCGTTGCCCACTCCTGCGCATTGGGCACTCCGCCTGCCCGGCGCCAAGACCCTGCAGCGGCTGATCACCCAGACTTACGTCGAGGTGACCTTCCCGCTGCCGGCCCAGTACTTCACCGTCTATCCGTTGGCCCGGTGGATGGAATCCCTCGGTCGCGCGTACCTTCGGCTCAAGGTGAGGGATCCCCTTGTGCGCCAACAACTTACGCCTAATTACGCGATCGGCTGCAAACGTCCGGGGTTTCACAACAGCTACCTGTCTACCTACAACCGCGACAATGTTCGTTTGGTTACGCAGCCCATCGACAAGGTCACACCGTCGGCGGTGGCTACCACCGACGGCACCAACCACGAGATCGATGTGTTGGTGCTGGCCACCGGTTTCCACGTGTTCGAAGCCGACAGCACGCCGACCTTCTCGGTCACCGGCAGCGGCGGGCGGTCACTGCAGGAGTTCTGGGAAGAGAACAGGGCGCAGGCCTACGAGGGCACGGCGATCCCCGGCTTCCCGAACTTCTTCTCCACGATGGGCCCGTACGGATATGTCGGGTCGTCGTATTTCGCTTTGATCGAAGCGCAGACGCATCACATGGTGCGGTGCATGAAACGGGCGCAGCAGCGCGGCGCCCGTCGCGTCGAGATCAGCGAGGAAGCCAATGCCCGCTATTTCGCCGAGCAGTTGCGCCGCCGCGACAAGCAGGTCTTCTGGCAACCAAGCTGCCAGGCGGCCAACAGCTACTACTTCGACAAGAACGGCGACGTGGCACTGCGGCCCGCGCATACGTTCGAAGTCTATTGGCGCAGCAGACGTTTCGACCTCGACGACTACCGCTTCACGGCCTGA
- the gmk gene encoding guanylate kinase, whose product MARVIVLSGPSAVGKSTVVRCLRERIPDLHFSVSATTRAPRPGEVDGIDYHFVSANRFQQLIDDGSLLEWAEIHGGLHRSGTLAGPVRDAVAAGHPVLIEVDLAGARAVKRAMPEVLTVFLAPPSWEALEARLIGRGTETRDVIERRLATARIELAAQEDFDEVVVNRQLETACSELVSLLVGSSPETA is encoded by the coding sequence ATGGCACGCGTGATCGTGCTGTCCGGTCCGTCCGCGGTGGGTAAGTCAACCGTCGTCCGCTGCCTGCGGGAGCGGATCCCGGATTTACATTTCAGTGTCTCCGCGACCACCCGGGCGCCTCGGCCCGGCGAGGTCGACGGAATCGACTATCACTTCGTCTCGGCCAACCGATTCCAGCAGCTGATCGATGACGGGTCGCTGCTCGAGTGGGCCGAAATTCACGGTGGCCTACACCGTTCCGGCACCCTGGCCGGCCCGGTTCGCGACGCCGTCGCCGCCGGACACCCGGTGCTCATCGAGGTCGACCTGGCTGGGGCTCGTGCCGTGAAGCGAGCCATGCCGGAGGTGTTGACGGTCTTCCTGGCCCCCCCGAGTTGGGAGGCGTTGGAAGCCCGGCTGATCGGCCGGGGGACCGAAACACGCGACGTCATCGAGCGACGCCTTGCCACCGCGCGCATCGAATTGGCCGCCCAAGAGGACTTCGACGAGGTCGTCGTCAATCGCCAATTGGAAACCGCGTGCTCAGAATTGGTATCATTGCTGGTCGGAAGTTCGCCCGAAACGGCGTGA